The Pseudanabaena galeata CCNP1313 genome includes a region encoding these proteins:
- a CDS encoding efflux RND transporter permease subunit encodes MAQLFFRNLRLLALVIFLIVAWGTVNYESLPRLEDPELTSRFALITTFLPGGTAERTETLVTDPIEEKIAEISEIKTYESTSRTGVSAISVDLLDSVSRSQVPLVWSRVRDKLRDVRATLPAEATEPELDEGEVRGYALLTSINWDQDSPPNYAILRRRAEVLETSLKAISGTDEAKIFGAPDEEIAVEVNTSNLASLGITTAELANQIQQSDAKTSAGQFRGENNLLYEVKGELDTLSRLQQIPIRCPSCQSNRDFRLLGDIATVSKGIAMPPTELAIAKGKPAIMIGVYVQPQYRLDRWSVDAQKVLREFQADLPKGLSLEVVFDQSRYVTARLNNLISNLLSGALILFLICILMMGWQQAIVVQITLPLCVAIALIGMGILGIPLHQMSITGLIVALGILIDNAIILVDEMNMRIKQGMPLEAAILDTVQYLRAPLLGGTLTTVFSFAPIALLSGAVGEFVGTIGLNVILAVMASLVVALTITPAIAAIVYRWSHQRTFTSSGIIYQAIGNRRWLQTGFANQGLTRWYQRSLSWALSHPKKAIALTLIPSCIGFGLMSTLSLQFFPPADREQLTLELEMPAASSLNQIQKLTQDVEKQLRTHPEIQQVHWMLGRSAPKVYYNQITNRENDSSFANAILQTQGVASNKLIHDIQIEMDAAYPAARVLVRQFEQGPPFEAPIELQVYGNDVDVLQNISEQLRSLLVQLPSITHVRTRLTDRFPQLALQVDEPEARSRGLSRRDIAQQLNSATEGIRGGTILEDTEEIPVRVRFSDRERADLNQLQSTSILPSDRNGYIPLESISTLTLEAKNAAITRKNGRRVSTVEGYLTAGTIPSQALAEFRPILAKQFQLPQGYSLEFGGEEAERTSATGGLLGYGIILGIALVVTLVLSMDSFALAGFIGIVAILSVGLGGLSLWLFNYPFGFNPIIGTVGLVGVAVNDSITVLTALKTDLKAQTGDRQAMIEVILHTTRHVLTTTFTTTAGFLPLILSGGGFWPPLSVVIAGGVFGATMLALYFVPCTYLLFVDNRG; translated from the coding sequence ATGGCACAACTATTCTTTCGTAATCTCCGCCTATTAGCCTTGGTCATCTTTTTGATCGTTGCTTGGGGAACCGTCAACTATGAATCTTTACCGCGATTAGAAGATCCTGAACTGACATCCCGTTTCGCGCTGATTACCACATTCCTCCCAGGTGGCACTGCCGAGCGTACTGAAACCTTAGTTACCGATCCCATCGAAGAGAAGATTGCCGAAATCTCTGAAATTAAGACCTATGAATCAACTTCAAGGACAGGAGTATCAGCGATTTCTGTCGATCTTTTGGATAGTGTTAGTAGAAGTCAAGTGCCTCTAGTTTGGTCTCGAGTGCGCGATAAATTGCGTGATGTCCGCGCTACTCTCCCCGCCGAAGCAACGGAACCAGAACTAGATGAGGGTGAAGTGCGTGGCTACGCATTGTTAACTTCCATTAATTGGGATCAGGATAGTCCGCCCAACTATGCGATTTTGCGACGTAGAGCCGAAGTGTTAGAAACTTCGCTTAAGGCAATATCAGGAACCGATGAAGCCAAAATTTTTGGTGCACCCGATGAAGAGATTGCTGTAGAAGTGAATACCAGTAATCTCGCTAGTTTGGGCATTACCACCGCCGAACTCGCTAACCAAATCCAACAAAGCGATGCCAAAACCTCCGCAGGACAGTTTCGGGGTGAGAATAATTTACTGTATGAAGTTAAGGGTGAACTCGACACATTGAGCCGTCTGCAACAGATTCCGATCCGATGCCCATCCTGTCAATCTAATCGTGATTTTCGCCTATTGGGTGATATCGCGACTGTCAGTAAAGGGATTGCCATGCCGCCCACAGAATTGGCGATCGCTAAAGGCAAACCTGCGATCATGATTGGAGTCTATGTACAGCCCCAATATCGCCTCGATCGCTGGTCAGTCGATGCTCAAAAAGTTCTTAGAGAATTTCAAGCGGATTTGCCAAAGGGACTCAGTTTAGAAGTTGTCTTTGATCAAAGTCGCTATGTGACAGCAAGATTAAATAATTTAATTAGTAATCTGCTATCAGGTGCGCTGATTCTCTTTCTAATCTGCATCTTGATGATGGGTTGGCAACAGGCGATCGTCGTGCAAATTACATTGCCCCTTTGTGTGGCGATCGCCTTAATTGGTATGGGCATTTTGGGCATTCCCTTACACCAAATGTCGATTACAGGGCTAATTGTCGCTTTAGGCATTCTCATTGATAACGCGATTATTTTAGTCGATGAAATGAATATGCGAATCAAGCAAGGAATGCCCCTTGAAGCCGCAATTCTCGATACAGTGCAGTATTTGCGAGCGCCACTTTTGGGTGGCACATTAACTACTGTCTTCTCATTCGCACCGATCGCATTACTTTCGGGGGCTGTGGGCGAATTTGTGGGGACAATTGGACTGAATGTGATTTTGGCAGTTATGGCTTCCCTCGTGGTTGCTCTGACGATTACCCCAGCGATCGCCGCCATTGTCTATCGCTGGAGTCATCAACGCACTTTTACCAGCAGTGGCATCATTTATCAGGCGATTGGTAATCGTCGATGGTTACAGACAGGATTCGCCAATCAAGGCTTAACTCGATGGTATCAGCGATCGCTAAGCTGGGCACTGAGCCATCCTAAAAAGGCGATCGCGCTTACCCTGATTCCTTCCTGCATCGGCTTTGGGCTAATGAGTACCCTCAGCTTACAGTTTTTCCCACCTGCCGATCGCGAACAGCTTACCCTAGAGCTAGAGATGCCCGCCGCCAGTTCTCTCAACCAAATTCAAAAGCTGACTCAAGATGTGGAAAAGCAGTTACGGACTCATCCAGAGATTCAGCAGGTGCATTGGATGCTAGGGCGGAGCGCTCCCAAGGTTTACTACAACCAAATCACAAATCGTGAGAATGACAGCAGCTTTGCCAATGCGATTTTACAAACTCAAGGTGTTGCCTCTAACAAACTAATTCATGATATCCAAATAGAAATGGATGCCGCCTATCCTGCGGCGCGGGTATTGGTGCGTCAATTTGAGCAAGGACCGCCTTTTGAAGCCCCGATTGAATTGCAGGTTTATGGCAATGATGTTGATGTTCTGCAAAATATTAGTGAGCAATTGCGATCGCTATTGGTACAGTTACCATCAATTACCCATGTGCGAACTCGCCTGACCGATCGCTTTCCCCAACTCGCCTTACAGGTTGACGAACCCGAAGCGCGATCGCGGGGTCTGAGTCGCCGCGACATCGCTCAACAGTTAAACAGTGCCACCGAGGGCATTCGTGGCGGCACAATTCTCGAAGATACGGAAGAAATTCCTGTGCGCGTCAGGTTTAGCGATCGCGAACGGGCTGATCTCAATCAACTGCAATCGACCAGTATTCTGCCCAGCGATCGCAACGGCTATATTCCCCTAGAGTCCATCAGCACCCTCACCCTCGAAGCTAAAAATGCGGCGATCACCCGTAAAAATGGGCGGCGAGTCAGCACCGTCGAAGGCTACCTCACAGCAGGAACCATCCCTAGTCAAGCTCTAGCCGAGTTTCGTCCCATATTAGCCAAGCAGTTTCAACTGCCACAGGGCTATAGCTTAGAATTTGGTGGCGAAGAAGCCGAACGTACAAGCGCCACAGGCGGACTGTTAGGCTATGGCATCATTTTAGGAATCGCCCTTGTGGTTACGTTAGTTTTATCGATGGATTCCTTTGCCTTAGCTGGATTTATTGGCATTGTCGCAATTCTCTCCGTGGGATTAGGTGGACTCTCCCTCTGGCTATTTAACTATCCCTTTGGCTTCAACCCGATCATTGGCACTGTTGGACTAGTCGGTGTAGCGGTGAATGATTCTATTACCGTGCTGACTGCGCTTAAAACCGATCTCAAAGCACAAACAGGCGATCGCCAAGCCATGATCGAGGTGATTCTCCACACCACTCGCCATGTTCTCACCACCACCTTCACCACGACGGCAGGCTTTTTACCCTTGATTCTATCGGGAGGAGGCTTTTGGCCTCCCCTCTCAGTGGTCATTGCAGGTGGTGTATTTGGCGCAACGATGTTGGCGCTCTACTTTGTTCCCTGTACCTATCTACTGTTTGTGGATAATCGTGGATAA
- a CDS encoding 5-(carboxyamino)imidazole ribonucleotide synthase: MITRQKIGVIGGGQLAWMMAIAAKHLDIELTVQAASPDDSAVTVADRVIYGKVADASATAQLADHCQAITFENEFVDLVALQKLTDRTGDRSLLFLPKLETLAISVDKLNQRQHFREHHIPTPEFYAVDTIFDLLTAAEKLSYPLVLKARRHGYDGKGTWVIADESEMRSAWESMHQAPAIAEAFIPFERELAVIAARSESGEIAIYPVVETLQTNQVCRRTIAPARVDSTISKKVETIARQIVTTLDAIGVFGIEFFLTVEGEISVNEIAPRTHNSGHYTIEGCQTSQFEQLLRVVSGRQLGNVSMVASVAVMVNLLGFEKTLGVDADYLEKRKAIASFPNTHIHWYGKKSSSVGRKLGHVTILAETHDLAINISDRIESIWYSN; encoded by the coding sequence GTGATTACTCGACAAAAAATCGGGGTGATTGGAGGTGGGCAACTAGCTTGGATGATGGCGATCGCTGCCAAGCATCTCGACATTGAGCTAACCGTACAAGCAGCAAGTCCTGATGACTCAGCCGTAACCGTAGCCGATCGCGTGATTTACGGAAAAGTTGCTGATGCTAGTGCTACCGCCCAGCTTGCCGATCATTGCCAAGCGATTACCTTTGAGAATGAATTTGTCGATCTGGTTGCTTTACAAAAGCTGACTGATCGTACTGGCGATCGCAGCTTATTGTTTTTACCAAAATTAGAAACCTTGGCGATCTCTGTCGATAAGCTAAATCAACGTCAACATTTTCGCGAGCATCATATTCCCACGCCCGAATTTTATGCTGTTGATACAATATTCGACCTTTTAACGGCAGCTGAAAAATTGAGTTATCCTTTAGTACTCAAAGCGAGAAGACATGGCTATGACGGCAAAGGTACTTGGGTAATTGCCGATGAAAGTGAAATGCGATCGGCTTGGGAAAGTATGCATCAAGCCCCTGCGATCGCTGAAGCCTTCATTCCCTTTGAGCGAGAACTTGCTGTCATTGCCGCACGATCAGAATCAGGGGAAATAGCCATTTATCCCGTTGTCGAAACTCTGCAAACCAATCAAGTTTGTCGTCGCACGATCGCCCCTGCAAGGGTTGACTCGACAATTAGTAAAAAAGTAGAAACCATAGCGCGACAGATTGTGACCACCCTAGATGCGATTGGTGTATTTGGAATCGAATTCTTTTTAACAGTCGAAGGCGAAATCAGCGTTAATGAAATTGCACCGCGTACCCATAACTCAGGACATTACACCATCGAAGGATGTCAAACTTCCCAATTTGAGCAGCTATTGCGCGTTGTTAGTGGGAGGCAATTAGGTAACGTCTCAATGGTTGCATCTGTGGCTGTGATGGTCAATTTGCTGGGTTTTGAGAAAACATTGGGTGTAGATGCTGATTATTTAGAAAAACGCAAGGCGATCGCTAGTTTCCCTAATACTCATATCCATTGGTACGGTAAAAAGAGTTCTTCAGTCGGGCGTAAACTTGGTCACGTTACAATTTTGGCTGAGACTCATGATCTAGCTATAAATATTAGCGATCGCATCGAAAGCATTTGGTACAGCAATTAG
- the lipA gene encoding lipoyl synthase → MSAKEELRLPSWLRPQIGKADEISEVQQIIKQRGIHTICEEGRCPNRAECYAQKTATFLLMGPTCTRACGFCQVDKGHKPMQLDPDEAKKVAEAVNLLGLDYVVLTSVARDDLADQGASCFVETMQEIRRSRPNVKIEVLTPDFRGDRRCIETVALAEPVCYNHNIETVKRLQGKVRRGAKYERSLSVLAIVKEIDSRIITKSGLMVGHGETVAELTETMQDLYAIGCSSLTIGQYLRPSLEHLPVQKYWTPEEFDELGAIAKQVGFTHVRSGALVRSSYHASQTL, encoded by the coding sequence ATGTCCGCTAAAGAAGAGTTACGTTTACCCAGTTGGTTGCGCCCTCAAATCGGCAAAGCTGATGAAATATCTGAAGTTCAGCAAATTATTAAGCAGCGAGGAATTCATACTATTTGTGAGGAGGGTCGCTGTCCCAATCGTGCGGAATGTTATGCCCAAAAGACAGCAACTTTTTTATTAATGGGGCCAACTTGTACTCGTGCTTGTGGGTTTTGCCAAGTTGATAAGGGACATAAGCCCATGCAACTTGATCCCGATGAGGCGAAGAAAGTAGCGGAGGCAGTAAATTTATTGGGGTTGGATTATGTGGTGCTGACTTCGGTGGCGCGGGATGATTTGGCGGATCAGGGGGCTAGTTGTTTTGTGGAAACGATGCAAGAGATTCGCCGATCGCGTCCCAATGTCAAAATTGAAGTACTAACTCCCGATTTTCGGGGAGATCGCCGTTGCATTGAGACGGTAGCTTTGGCTGAGCCTGTGTGCTACAACCACAATATTGAGACCGTAAAGCGTTTACAAGGCAAAGTACGACGTGGGGCAAAGTACGAGCGATCGCTGTCGGTTTTAGCGATTGTAAAAGAGATCGATTCACGCATTATTACCAAGTCGGGGCTAATGGTGGGGCATGGTGAAACGGTGGCAGAGTTAACGGAGACGATGCAAGATTTGTATGCGATCGGTTGTAGTTCCCTGACGATTGGTCAATATTTGCGTCCATCCCTTGAGCATTTGCCTGTACAAAAATATTGGACTCCTGAGGAGTTTGATGAACTAGGGGCGATCGCTAAGCAGGTTGGGTTTACCCATGTGCGATCGGGCGCTTTGGTACGCAGTTCCTATCATGCTAGTCAAACCTTATAA
- a CDS encoding YdcF family protein: MFDLLTNILIWIIAIPIFVILFRAIPKDWFRLFGLVIFTALIAIIFANFRFVEDPIPRIVVDFLTFPFTLVGIILLLLFFNFWLRLKDLKIKSGDKVDNKGASDKIATVSKEILIVLLIFAIATNNATSELFTCYLEQQGANAIEQSYRRPVRNLTEQELLDFRRGVYDLIVVLAENPPYEPRLQEAIRLWNEADMQKKPYIILSGGRRTSYPSTKGYPCLTSPPSPPTRTKENVRDQIASRADIPNIGLRYDPRYEGYFTNPANPSEGIPEVDLTEADQMCSALTSFPNISFIRPFVIIEPSGRTIRSSGDEISKLIKFMETNKLIAEDTRNSRRILLITSPIEATRAFLSFRNQDLNASLTTASYPSDSHSNLGEQCPWPIGKQFRLKPQYFLFNAEAFVDSERVWTEIKELVFYTLRFWLRPPLTDERSYYPKQPT; encoded by the coding sequence GTGTTTGATCTATTAACCAATATTCTGATTTGGATTATTGCAATCCCAATTTTCGTAATTCTGTTTAGAGCTATTCCCAAAGACTGGTTTCGTCTTTTTGGATTAGTCATATTTACAGCGTTAATCGCAATTATTTTTGCGAACTTCAGATTTGTTGAAGACCCGATACCCAGAATTGTTGTTGATTTCCTCACTTTCCCCTTTACGCTAGTGGGAATTATCCTACTCTTGCTGTTCTTTAACTTCTGGTTAAGGCTCAAAGATCTAAAGATTAAAAGTGGTGATAAGGTTGATAATAAAGGTGCTTCGGATAAAATTGCCACAGTTAGCAAGGAAATATTAATAGTTTTACTGATTTTTGCGATCGCTACAAATAACGCCACCTCAGAACTATTTACCTGTTATTTAGAACAGCAAGGAGCCAATGCGATCGAGCAATCTTACCGTCGCCCAGTTCGCAATTTGACAGAACAAGAACTGCTGGATTTTAGACGCGGAGTCTACGATCTTATTGTTGTGCTTGCCGAAAATCCTCCCTATGAACCCCGTCTCCAAGAAGCGATCAGATTATGGAACGAAGCTGATATGCAAAAAAAGCCATACATCATCTTAAGTGGCGGTAGACGTACATCTTATCCATCCACTAAAGGATATCCATGCCTGACATCACCACCATCTCCTCCAACGCGCACTAAAGAAAATGTCAGAGATCAGATTGCCAGTCGTGCAGACATACCCAACATTGGATTGCGCTATGACCCCCGCTATGAAGGCTACTTTACCAATCCTGCTAATCCTAGCGAAGGCATTCCTGAAGTCGATCTCACTGAAGCCGATCAAATGTGTAGTGCATTGACTAGTTTCCCAAATATTTCTTTCATTCGTCCCTTTGTAATTATTGAGCCATCAGGTCGAACAATCCGAAGTAGTGGCGATGAAATTAGTAAACTGATCAAATTTATGGAAACAAACAAGTTAATCGCCGAAGATACTCGTAATAGTCGCAGAATTTTACTGATTACTTCTCCAATTGAAGCAACACGGGCTTTTTTGTCTTTTAGAAACCAAGACCTTAATGCTTCTCTGACCACGGCTAGTTATCCCTCCGATAGTCATAGTAATCTGGGCGAGCAATGTCCTTGGCCGATTGGTAAACAGTTTAGACTTAAGCCACAATATTTTCTATTTAATGCCGAGGCTTTTGTAGATTCTGAACGAGTGTGGACAGAAATCAAAGAACTAGTCTTTTACACGCTCAGATTTTGGTTGCGTCCCCCATTAACAGACGAACGCTCTTACTATCCCAAGCAACCAACCTAA
- a CDS encoding RNA recognition motif domain-containing protein, whose amino-acid sequence MSIRLYVGNLPAELDRQALEKIFNESGDSVSLKVITDRKTGKCRGFGFVTVGSDEVADTVIEKFNGYDFNGAVLKLEKALPRTKGKAEDGSDLEEGADDSSESKSESSVTSTVDAPIKAAAKRKKRNNNNKKTTGSTSSSSSSSEAHQPDPRWASDLERLKQQLLEAQGAAK is encoded by the coding sequence ATCGCCAAGCTCTAGAAAAAATTTTCAATGAATCAGGTGATTCAGTATCTTTGAAAGTTATAACTGATCGCAAAACAGGCAAATGCCGTGGTTTTGGTTTTGTGACCGTCGGCTCTGATGAAGTTGCTGACACTGTCATTGAAAAATTTAATGGTTATGACTTTAATGGTGCTGTGTTAAAGCTAGAAAAAGCTTTGCCTCGCACTAAGGGTAAAGCCGAAGATGGTTCTGATTTGGAAGAAGGTGCTGATGATTCATCTGAGTCAAAGAGCGAGTCTTCAGTAACAAGTACAGTTGATGCTCCAATTAAAGCAGCAGCAAAACGCAAAAAACGTAATAATAACAACAAGAAGACCACTGGAAGCACATCTAGCTCTAGCAGCTCTTCTGAGGCACATCAACCTGATCCCCGTTGGGCTTCAGACCTAGAGCGTTTGAAACAGCAGCTTCTAGAAGCTCAGGGTGCAGCTAAGTAG